In Nicotiana tabacum cultivar K326 chromosome 21, ASM71507v2, whole genome shotgun sequence, one DNA window encodes the following:
- the LOC107829394 gene encoding uncharacterized protein LOC107829394, which translates to MFPCTNKKRGSNFENPEPSSPKVTCIGQVKMKTKKKVKHSRSLSKRRGDGSFRKIEQAPDVLNQRSLSVHFQPPQECAAHRNQRWVHLPLTIYEALREFSCLFPCRSSCFSTNEKEKEEKINGSKCAFARWLVALQNGEAEKNRDIEFVVANNGEEEEKERIEEMKSRMRSSRRHVFEDIEFKDIETNVKKKELGVREEEEKARVSICVPPKNALLLMRCRSDPMKMADLTNKFWESPARKVNNEKEEIGENEQVEKELADAEKFELNNELEVIDKGCEETEETSDSVNLVENEEISESVEIMEMEIASSKDEEKLKRIELEPETEQEDEEEKNSSESREDTSEATEEEDETFNSTINKEIEETLLSGHIDEDEEEEIATKSDGEIAATEKNEVEKGDIIKSVLPDCLLMMMYEPKLSMEVSKETWVHSTDFILPEREKQAKSVKKRISIESKPPHPASDNRSDQQLLVPPRSSCCLPAAGVPPMSMATMIEQKLVKAMAYEPFVLTRCKSEPMRTAAAKVAPESCFWKNRKFEPHRPATYGVGF; encoded by the exons ATGTTTCCCTGCACTAACAAGAAACGTGGGTCTAATTTTGAAAACCCAGAACCATCTTCTCCTAAAGTAACGTGCATTGGTCAAGTGAAAATGAAAACCAAGAAAAAAGTAAAACACTCACGTAGCTTGTCCAAAAGAAGGGGCGATGGAAGTTTCAGGAAAATAGAACAAGCCCCTGATGTATTGAATCAAAGGAGTTTAAGTGTGCATTTTCAGCCACCACAAGAATGTGCGGCACATAGAAATCAGAGGTGGGTTCATTTGCCATTGACGATATACGAAGCTTTGAGGGAGTTCAGCTGTTTATTTCCTTGTCGTTCGTCGTGTTTTTCGACGAAcgaaaaggaaaaggaagagaaaatTAACGGATCTAAGTGTGCTTTTGCTAGATGGCTAGTTGCATTACAAAATGgggaagcagaaaaaaatagagaCATTGAGTTTGTGGTAGCTAAtaatggggaagaagaagaaaaggagagaaTTGAGGAAATGAAAAGTAGAATGAGGAGTTCGAGAAGGCATGTGTTTGAAGATATTGAGTTTAAGGATATTGAGACTAATGTAAAAAAGAAGGAATTAGGAGTACGAGAGGAAGAAGAGAAAGCCAGAGTTAGCATTTGCGTTCCGCCTAAGAATGCTTTGCTTTTAATGAGATGTCGATCTGATCCTATGAAAATGGCCGATCTTACCAATAAATTCTGGGAATCACCTGCTcgaaaagtaaataatgaaaaagaagaaattggagaaaatgaGCAGGTGGAAAAAGAACTAGCAGATGCAGAGAAATTTGAGTTGAATAATGAGCTTGAAGTGATTGACAAAGGGTGCGAAGAGACGGAGGAAACCAGTGATTCAGTAAATCTTGTGGAAAATGAAGAGATCTCAGAATCAGTGGAGATTATGGAAATGGAGATAGCAAGTAGTAAAGACGAAGAAAAGCTCAAGCGCATCGAATTAGAGCCAGAAACAGagcaagaagatgaagaagaga AAAACTCTAGCGAATCCAGAGAAGATACATCGGAAGCAACAGAAGAAGAAGACGAAACATTCAATTCTACTATAAATAAAGAAATCGAAGAAACACTATTGTCGGGACACATtgacgaagatgaagaagaagaaatagcaACAAAATCTGATGGAGAAATTGCGGCCACAGAAAAGAATGAAGTCGAAAAAGGAGATATAATTAAATCAGTTCTACCAGATTGCTTGCTAATGATGATGTACGAACCAAAATTATCAATGGAGGTATCCAAAGAAACATGGGTACACAGCACTGACTTCATTTTAccagagagagaaaaacaagCCAAATCAGTGAAGAAAAGGATTAGCATCGAATCTAAACCTCCGCACCCAGCGTCGGATAACAGGAGCGATCAACAGCTGCTGGTACCGCCGAGGTCTTCGTGTTGCCTGCCGGCGGCCGGCGTTCCGCCGATGTCCATGGCGACGATGATAGAACAGAAACTGGTGAAAGCAATGGCTTACGAGCCGTTCGTGTTGACGAGATGCAAGTCCGAGCCGATGAGGACGGCGGCGGCTAAGGTTGCGCCGGAGAGTTGTTTCTGGAAGAATAGGAAGTTTGAGCCGCATCGGCCCGCTACGTACGGAGTCGGGTTTTGA